Proteins from a single region of Schistocerca gregaria isolate iqSchGreg1 chromosome 3, iqSchGreg1.2, whole genome shotgun sequence:
- the LOC126355575 gene encoding trypsin delta-like, whose translation MQTAVVLCLLVALCSAAPSSRSHLPRPRLDGRIVGGEAVDISQYPWQLSLQKLGSHSCGASIISSNWVLTAAHCLEGAFISFMSFRAGSSIRESGGTVYDAADGYYHQDYDSITTDYDIGVVQISGSFSFDSNVQAVSLGSTEPSAGTAVTVTGWGDLSIGGSSPLQLQAVTTSIVARTSCNSAYGGEITWRMICAGEDAGGKDSCQGDSGGPLVEGSTQYGIVSWGRGCALPGYPGVYANVANLRSWVTQVSGV comes from the exons ATGCAGACAGCCGTCGTCCTGTGCCTGCTGGTGGCGCTCTGCAGCGCTGCGCCATCCTCGAGGTCCCACTTGCCCAGACCGCGCCTCGATGGCCGCATCGTGGGCGGCGAGGCCGTAGACATCTCGCAGTACCCCTGGCAGCTGTCGCTGCAGAAGCTGGGCTCCcacagctgcggcgcctccatcatCAGCTCCAACTGGGTGCTGACGGCGGCCCACTGTCTCGAGGGCGCCTTCATCAGCTTCATGTCCTTCAGGGCCGGATCGTCCATCCGCGAAAGCGGCGGAACTGTGTACGATGCTGCCGACGGATATTACCACCAGGACTACGACTCCATTACCACTGACTACGACATCGGTGTCGTACAAATCTCCGGATCATTCTCCTTCGATAGCAACGTTCAG GCGGTGAGCCTCGGCTCGACGGAACCATCTGCAGGCACAGCGGTGACCGTCACGGGCTGGGGTGACCTGTCCATCGGAGGCTCCTCCCCCCTGCAGTTGCAGGCGGTCACCACGTCCATCGTGGCCCGTACCTCCTGTAACTCTGCCTACGGCGGCGAGATCACGTGGCGGATGATCTGCGCCGGCGAAGATGCGGGCGGAAAGGACTCGTGCCAGGGCGACAGCGGAGGACCCCTGGTGGAAGGATCCACCCAGTACGGCATCGTCTCCTGGGGCAGAGGATGCGCTCTGCCCGGCTACCCTGGCGTCTATGCCAACGTGGCGAATTTGCGTTCCTGGGTAACTCAAGTAAGTGGTGTCTAG